A stretch of DNA from Vicinamibacteria bacterium:
GTCGCTGACAGCGGCGCACGGCGGAACATCTCCACATGACATTGAGTTCTCGCGCATCGAGGCCGGCGGGCGGTGCTGCTCTTGTTGTTCACTGTCGCAGCTCCCGTTCTATTTCTCGGACCGCAGTATGGGCGAAGTCCGTGTCTCTCACGGTCACATCGACGACTCGCTGAGCTCCCCGGGGTAGGGGCTCGCCCCGATTCTGCCAGTATCCGATCTCCCTCTCGATGGCGCGTTTCAACGCCGCGCGATAGTCGTGCCAATCGAGCTTTCTCCCACTCACCATCTCTACCTTGGAGCACGTGGCGCCGAACAGAGTAGCGAGGAAGACATGTCCACTTTCACCGAGCCCTCTTGGCTGGACGCGGTACACCCCAAGAGTCCGTTGGTCGACGAGGCGAACGAGCTCCAGTTCTTTCAGAACGAGCTCGCCGGTCTGGAGCGCGGGAAACGGCTCTGCCACGAGGATCGGGGCCGTTCGTTCGGGGGACGCCGGCTTGGCGACCGACTCTGCACTCCCGCCTTCGTTCTCCCACCTCTCGCGAGCCGCCGTGCACACGGGCTCGTTCTCGGGGCTTGCCGAGCGCATGGATGTTTGGGTAAGCGCTCGTCTCATCGTTGACTCCGGCTAGTGGTAGTCTTCCATCCCGGACAAGCCGCCACGAGGAGTGCTCTTTGGCTCCTCCTCGGCCACTCGCTCGGACACCATCGCCTCCGTCGTCAGCATGAGCCCGGCGATGGATGCTGCGTTTTGAAGCGCGCAGCGTACGACTTTCGTGGGGTCGATGACACCCGCCTTCACCAGGTCCCCGTACTTTTCAGTGTCTGCGTTGAAGCCGTGGTCGCCGGTGAGCTCTCTCACTTTCGCCACCACGGTGGAGCCCGCATGACCAGCGTTTTGCGCGATCCATCGGAGGGGCTCCTCGATGGCCCGGGCCACGATCCCGACTCCCGCGCGTTCATCGTCCGTAAGCGTGCTGTCCCTGCGAAGAAGTGCGGTCAGAGATTCCCCGGCGCGCAGAAGGGCCACACCGCCACCAGCAACGATGCCTTCTTCGGCCGCCGCCTTGGTGGCATGCATCGCGTCCTCCACCCTCGCTTTTTTTTCTTTCATCTCCGTCTCGGTGGCCGCGCCGACTTTAATGAGGGCGACGCCGCCAATGAGCTTCGCGAGACGCTCTTGGAGCTTCTCCCGATCGTAGTCGGAGGTCGTCTCTTCGATCTGGTTTCGGATCTGCTTGACGCGACCCTCGATATCGGATTTCTTTCCGGCGCCCTCGATGAGCGTCGTGTTGTCTCTCGTAACGATGACTCTCTTGGCCCGGCCGAGCTGTTTGAGCTCGACATTTTCCAGCTTGATGCCGAGATCTTCGAAGATGGCGGTTCCGCCCGTCAATACGGCGATGTCCTCCATCATGGCCTTGCGCCGGTCCCCGTAGCCGGGGGCTTTTACCGCCGCCGCTTTCAGGGTGCCGCGAAGCTTGTTCACGACCAGCGTGGACAGAGCCTCCCCGTCCACGTCTTCGGAGACCACGAGGAGCGGTATTCCCGACTGGGCAACCTTCTCCAGAAGGGGCAGCAGGTCGCTAACGCTCGAGATCTTCTTTTCGTGCACCAGAACATAGCAGTCCTCGAGCACGACCTCCATGCGTTCGGGGTCGTTGACGAAGTAAGGAGAGAGGTACCCGCGGTCGAACTGAGTGCCCTCGACGAGCTCCAGAGTGGTCTCGAGTGTCTTTGCCTCTTCGACCTGGATGACACCATCCTTACCGACTTTCGCCATGGCTTCGGCAATGATGCCGCCGATCGAGGCGTCTCCGTTTGCGGAGATCGTGCCGACCTGCGCAATCATGCTCCCCTTGACCGGTTTCGAGAGCTTCGCGAGCCCCGCCACGATCGACTCGACACCGCGTTCCATCCCGCGTTTCAACTCCATCGGGTGGGCGCCCGCGGCAACGCTCTTCAAGCCTTGACGAAACAAAGCGTGAGCCAACACCGTCGCGGTCGTCGTTCCATCTCCTGCGACATCGGAGGTCTTCGAGGCCACCTCCTTCGCCATCTGGGCACCGAGGTTCTCCATGGAGTTTTCGAGATCGACTTCCTTGGCAACCGTCACGCCGTCTTTGGTGACGACCGGCGAGCCAAATTTCTTGTCGATCACGACGTTGCGGCCCTTCGGACCCAGCGTCACGCGGACGGCACCCGTGAGCATGTCGATGCCCCGCAGCATTGCTTGCCGAGCCTCGGTATCGTAGCTGACGTGCTTACTCACTTTTGTCTCTTCTTTCTAAACGAACTGCGTTTGCTTACCCGACGATGCCAAGGACATCATCCTCTCGAAGGACGAGATAATCGACGCCGTCGAGCTCGAATTCCGAGCCAGCGTATTTGCCGATGAGGACTCTGGCGCCCTTTTCGACCTCGGGCGGCAGGCGCTCGCCATTGTCGAGAATGCGTCCCGATCCCACGGCCACGACCTTCGCGGTCATGGGTTTGTCTTTGGCGGTGTCGGGAATGACCAATCCTCCGGCTCTTTTCTCGGTTTCCTCGATCCGGAGGGCAACGATATGATCGCTCAAA
This window harbors:
- the groL gene encoding chaperonin GroEL (60 kDa chaperone family; promotes refolding of misfolded polypeptides especially under stressful conditions; forms two stacked rings of heptamers to form a barrel-shaped 14mer; ends can be capped by GroES; misfolded proteins enter the barrel where they are refolded when GroES binds) is translated as MSKHVSYDTEARQAMLRGIDMLTGAVRVTLGPKGRNVVIDKKFGSPVVTKDGVTVAKEVDLENSMENLGAQMAKEVASKTSDVAGDGTTTATVLAHALFRQGLKSVAAGAHPMELKRGMERGVESIVAGLAKLSKPVKGSMIAQVGTISANGDASIGGIIAEAMAKVGKDGVIQVEEAKTLETTLELVEGTQFDRGYLSPYFVNDPERMEVVLEDCYVLVHEKKISSVSDLLPLLEKVAQSGIPLLVVSEDVDGEALSTLVVNKLRGTLKAAAVKAPGYGDRRKAMMEDIAVLTGGTAIFEDLGIKLENVELKQLGRAKRVIVTRDNTTLIEGAGKKSDIEGRVKQIRNQIEETTSDYDREKLQERLAKLIGGVALIKVGAATETEMKEKKARVEDAMHATKAAAEEGIVAGGGVALLRAGESLTALLRRDSTLTDDERAGVGIVARAIEEPLRWIAQNAGHAGSTVVAKVRELTGDHGFNADTEKYGDLVKAGVIDPTKVVRCALQNAASIAGLMLTTEAMVSERVAEEEPKSTPRGGLSGMEDYH
- a CDS encoding co-chaperone GroES — translated: MNIRPLSDHIVALRIEETEKRAGGLVIPDTAKDKPMTAKVVAVGSGRILDNGERLPPEVEKGARVLIGKYAGSEFELDGVDYLVLREDDVLGIVG